The following coding sequences are from one Carassius auratus strain Wakin chromosome 47, ASM336829v1, whole genome shotgun sequence window:
- the LOC113064526 gene encoding uncharacterized protein LOC113064526, with the protein MMTDKGSNLCTPVKEIEVLNAAQNKETDDEIEDRSEVEKRNEVRRSVRERVPTEKMLAYQREESEKAEKRLMHAYEKWKDEARKARGLLKTDITESQLASIIDILENERETVMNAYIKVRSYATPPTDTRRRIDACDAVTKDIVKIAYERISGVDGDFDSEQVKGRLRELLDRDYARSIYGSTVSHISSKSSTPISQPSVNSILMAKRIEAAAELAAKEAEYATIMEEKEQREKIQLLEEKQRKELDAQRSEFERLQAVKEVRAAKARLEVYDKEETTHSTNQNDELLQPVSIYTHKPVYSSSVKPTLNERVSSPTPNVDVSYLAQAVQDSITLNRLPMPEPTVFTGDPIHFIEWKASFQSLIDKRHISSADKLYYLKKYIAGSALKTLEGIFYRNDEEAYKDAWKRLQDRYGQPFTIQRAFREKLANWPRIQPKDSEGLRNFSDFLTTCKDAMPHVKGLEILNDCEENRKLVSKIPDWAAARWNRQATQTLSETQDFPSFQDFAHFMSIEAEVACNPVTSFHALHVSEANKEKHNLKVSKNKASVFHTKLVTQHENPKLTSKITKPCLFCQGSEHQIHDCSKFTARSLEERRQFIKDTKLCYGCLRLGHNARDCHSRHSCNTCKRRHPTCLHDDGFIRKLKSSSLQGPENAHEKVTTSLSVESGCTSANTSMIVPVWLSSQNNPVSEKLVYALLDTQSDTVFIEYAVSQSLKVDSCPVTLKLTTMVGKDSLILSERVSGLRVRGFNSPLVLDLPAAYTKECIPADRAHIPTRETARCWKHLAPLIDKIPPLQDCEVGLLIGYNCSRALAPREVILGAENEPYAVRTDLGWSIVGPSLTHHESQSSLTMCHRVSIKEIPAVTPTDVIKVLESDFKDTEERTRVVSQDDIMFLNKLGESIRMNKDSHLEMPLPFKRRPCLPNNEPLAVTRLQHLKRRLMKNQEYREHYVKFMEDVIENGDAERVIDEGKEGEKWYIPHHGVYHSKKPGKLRVVFDCSARFKGTCLNDHLLVGPDLMNSLTGILLRFRQYPVALMCDIERMFHQFHVDKADRDYLRFLWWRNGDFNSQPQTFRMRVHLFGASSSPGCANYGLKHLAREGEHLYPLGSQFIMQDFYMDDGVSSVESAEKAIKLAQEARQLCALGGLRLHKFASNDKAVLETIPPSECAVDVTSVNLSLTDQSLERALGIYWAS; encoded by the coding sequence atgatgacagacaaaGGATCAAATTTGTGCACTCCTGTGAAGGAAATTGAAGTATTAAACGCTGCACAAAACAAGGAAACAGATGATGAGATAGAAGATCGATCTGAAGTTGAAAAGAGAAATGAAGTACGTCGCTCTGTCCGTGAACGAGTTCCAACAGAAAAGATGCTTGCATATCAAAGAGAGGAGTCAGAAAAGGCAGAAAAAAGGCTTATGCATGCATATGAAAAATGGAAGGATGAGGCTCGAAAGGCAAGAGGGCTGCTGAAAACAGACATCACTGAAAGCCAATTAGCGTCAATTATAgacatattggaaaatgaaagagAAACTGTAATGAATGCATACATAAAGGTTCGAAGTTATGCAACGCCACCCACTGATACAAGGAGAAGAATTGATGCTTGCGATGCCGTGACAAAGGATATTGTTAAGATTGCTTATGAGAGGATCTCAggtgtggatggagactttgacAGTGAGCAAGTAAAGGGGCGTCTTCGTGAACTGCTTGATCGAGATTATGCTCGCTCCATCTATGGTTCTACGGTCTCACATATCAGCTCAAAGTCGAGTACGCCCATAAGTCAACCTTCAGTGAACTCCATCCTGATGGCTAAGCGAATAGAGGCAGCAGCAGAGCTTGCAGCAAAGGAAGCAGAATATGCAACAATAATGGAGGAAAAGGAACAAAGGGAAAAAATACAACTTCTAGAAGAGAAGCAAAGGAAAGAATTGGATGCTCAAAGGAGTGAGTTTGAAAGATTACAAGCAGTGAAAGAGGTAAGAGCTGCTAAAGCAAGACTAGAAGTGTATGACAAGGAAGAAACCACTCACTCTACTAACCAAAATGACGAGCTGCTACAGCCTGTaagcatttacacacacaaacctgtGTATTCATCCTCAGTTAAGCCAACACTCAATGAAAGGGTTTCATCGCCAACACCCAATGTGGATGTGTCTTACCTTGCACAAGCTGTCCAAGACAGTATAACGTTAAACAGACTTCCTATGCCAGAGCCCACTGTTTTTACTGGTGACCCAATTCACTTCATAGAGTGGAAAGCTTCATTCCAATCACTCATCGACAAAAGACATATTTCCTCAGCAGATAAGTTATACTATTTGAAGAAGTATATTGCTGGGTCTGCTCTGAAAACCTTAGAAGGCATCTTTTACAGAAACGATGAGGAAGCTTACAAGGATGCATGGAAAAGACTTCAAGATCGATATGGACAGCCATTCACGATTCAAAGAGCATTTCGAGAGAAACTTGCAAACTGGCCCAGAATCCAGCCTAAGGACTCAGAAGGTCTCCGAAATTTCTCAGATTTCCTGACCACATGTAAGGACGCTATGCCTCATGTGAAGGGACTGGAAATACTGAATGACTGTGAGGAGAATAGGAAACTTGTGAGCAAAATTCCTGATTGGGCGGCTGCCCGCTGGAATCGCCAAGCCACACAAACACTGAGTGAGACACAAGATTTCCCATCTTTCCAAGATTTTGCACATTTCATGTCCATTGAGGCTGAGGTGGCCTGCAACCCAGTCACTTCCTTTCATGCCCTTCACGTTTCTGAAGCTAATAAGGAGAAACATAATCTTAAGGTTAGTAAGAACAAGGCCAGTGTTTTCCATACGAAGTTAGTCACACAGCATGAGAATCCAAAGCTCACTAGTAAAATCACTAAACCATGTTTGTTCTGTCAAGGTAGTGAACATCAAATTCATGATTGCTCTAAATTCACTGCAAGATCTCTTGAAGAGCGAAGACAATTCATAAAGGACACAAAGCTGTGCTATGGATGTTTGAGACTTGGTCACAATGCCAGAGACTGTCACTCCAGACATAGCTGTAACACCTGTAAGAGAAGACATCCAACCTGCTTACATGATGACGGCTTCATTAGAAAGTTAAAGTCTTCCTCTCTTCAAGGCCCAGAGAATGCACACGAGAAAGTCACAACGTCTTTAAGTGTAGAATCTGGATGCACATCTGCTAACACCTCAATGATTGTGCCAGTGTGGTTGTCCTCACAAAACAACCCAGTCTCTGAGAAACTTGTCTACGCTCTGTTAGACACACAAAGTGACACTGTCTTCATTGAATATGCAGTAAGTCAAAGTCTAAAGGTCGACTCATGCCCAGTGACACTTAAGCTCACCACTATGGTTGGGAAGGATTCATTGATATTAAGTGAAAGAGTTTCTGGTCTTAGAGTTAGAGGCTTTAATTCACCATTAGTACTAGACCTTCCCGCTGCATATACTAAAGAATGTATTCCTGCGGATCGTGCCCACATCCCTACCAGAGAGACAGCCAGGTGTTGGAAACATCTTGCTCCTCTGATAGACAAAATTCCCCCACTTCAAGACTGTGAGGTTGGTCTATTAATAGGAtataattgttccagagctttgGCCCCCAGAGAAGTCATTCTTGGAGCAGAAAATGAGCCATATGCTGTTCGTACGGATCTTGGATGGAGCATTGTGGGTCCTTCCTTGACACATCATGAGTCACAAAGCAGTCTTACTATGTGTCACAGAGTATCTATCAAGGAGATTCCTGCTGTAACGCCAACTGACGTGATTAAAGTGTTGGAGTCAGATTTCAAAGATACTGAAGAAAGGACAAGAGTAGTGTCTCAAGATGACATTATGTTCTTGAACAAACTTGGAGAAAGTATCAGGATGAACAAAGACAGCCACTTGGAAATGCCTCTTCCATTCAAGAGAAGACCCTGTCTTCCAAATAATGAGCCTCTTGCGGTCACGAGACTTCAGCATCTAAAGCGGAGATTAATGAAGAACCAGGAGTACAGAGAGCATTATGTTAAGTTCATGGAAGATGTAATAGAGAATGGTGATGCAGAAAGAGTCATTGATGAAGGGAAGGAAGGAGAAAAATGGTACATACCTCATCACGGAGTGTATCACTCGAAGAAGCCAGGGAAATTGCGCGTGGTTTTTGACTGCTCCGCAAGATTCAAGGGAACATGCTTAAACGATCATCTTCTTGTAGGCCCTGACCTTATGAACAGCCTGACTGGCATTCTTTTGCGGTTCAGACAGTACCCTGTGGCCCTGATGTGTGATATTGAGAGGATGTTTCACCAGTTCCATGTTGACAAAGCTGATCGTGATTACTTGCGTTTTCTATGGTGGAGAAATGGAGATTTCAACTCACAGCCTCAAACGTTCCGCATGAGAGTACATCTGTTTGGTGCCTCATCGTCCCCCGGATGTGCTAACTATGGACTAAAGCATCTTGCAAGAGAAGGTGAACATCTGTATCCCCTAGGTTCACAATTTATTATGCAGGATTTCTACATGGATGATGGAGTCTCCAGTGTGGAAAGTGCAGAGAAGGCCATAAAGTTGGCTCAAGAAGCTCGCCAACTTTGTGCATTAGGAGGCTTAAGGTTGCATAAATTTGCATCCAATGACAAGGCAGTTTTGGAGACAATACCGCCCTCTGAGTGTGCTGTAGATGTTACATCTGTCAATCTCTCCCTCACTGACCAGTCCTTGGAAAGAGCCCTGGGCATTTACTGGGCATCTTGA